The Bos taurus isolate L1 Dominette 01449 registration number 42190680 breed Hereford chromosome 18, ARS-UCD2.0, whole genome shotgun sequence genome has a window encoding:
- the LOC132342764 gene encoding uncharacterized protein gives MGKTRDLFKKIRDTKGTFHAKMGSIKDRNGMDLTEAEDIKKRWQEYTEELYKKDLHDPDNHDGVITHLEPDILECEVKWALESITMNKASGGDGSPVELFQILKDDAVKVLHSICQQIWKTQQWPQDWKRSVFIPIPKKGNAKECSNYRTVALISHASKVMLKILQARLQQYVNRELPDVQAGFRKGRGTRDQIANIRWIMEKAREFQKNIYFCFIDYAKAFDCVDH, from the coding sequence atgggaaagactagagatctcttcaagaaaatcagagataccaagggaacatttcatgcaaagatgggctcgataaaggacagaaatggtatggacctaacagaagcagaagatattaagaagaggtggcaagaatacacagaagaactgtacaaaaaagatcttcacgacccagataatcacgatggtgtgatcactcacctagagccagacatcctggaatgtgaagtcaagtgggccttagaaagcatcactatgaacaaagctagtggaggtgatggaagtccagttgagctatttcaaatcctgaaagatgatgctgtgaaagtgctgcactcaatatgccagcaaatttggaaaactcagcagtggccacaagactggaaaaggtcagttttcattccaatcccaaagaaaggcaatgccaaagaatgctcaaactaccgcacagttgcactcatctcacacgctagtaaagtaatgctcaaaattctccaagccaggcttcagcaatacgtgaaccgtgaacttccagatgttcaagctggttttagaaaaggcagaggaaccagagatcaaattgccaacatccgctggatcatggaaaaagcaagagagttccagaaaaacatctatttctgctttattgactatgccaaagcctttgactgtgtggatcac